One segment of Labrus mixtus chromosome 10, fLabMix1.1, whole genome shotgun sequence DNA contains the following:
- the septin6 gene encoding septin-6 isoform X2, with product MKLPLLDTESSRGFILRRTATTMASTEIARQAGEGARAVPLAGHVGFDSMPDQLVNKSVNHGFCFNILCVGETGLGKSTLMDTLFNTKFEGEPTQHNQPGVTLKSNTYELQESNVRLKLTVVNTVGFGDQINKEDSYKSIVEFIDAQFEAYLQEELKIKRTLHSYHDTRIHACLYFIAPTGHSLKSLDLVTMKKLDSKVNIIPIIAKSDAISKSELAKFKIKITSELVSNGVQIYQFPTDDESVAEINSTMNSHLPFAVVGSTEEVKIGNKMVKARQYPWGTVQVENENHCDFVKLREMLIRVNMEDLREQTHTRHYELYRRCKLEEMGFKDTDPDSKPFSLQETYEAKRNEFMGELQKKEEEMRQMFVQRVKEKEAELKEAEKELHEKFDRLKKLHQDEKKKLEDKRKSLDDELNMFKQKKTAAELLQNQAQQAGGSTTLKRDKERKNFF from the exons ggtgAAGGTGCTCGTGCCGTCCCTCTTGCCGGCCACGTCGGCTTTGACAGCATGCCTGACCAGCTGGTCAATAAGTCTGTCAACCACGGATTCTGCTTTAACATCCTTTGTGTTG gcgAGACGGGTCTGGGAAAGTCCACCCTGATGGACACACTGTTTAACACAAAGTTTGAGGGGGAGCCCACCCAGCACAACCAGCCGGGAGTCACACTCAAGTCCAACACCTATGAACTCCAGGAGAGTAACGTACGTCTCAAACTCACCGTCGTCAACACTGTGGGCTTCGGAGATCAGATCAACAAAGAAGACAG CTACAAGTCTATCGTGGAGTTCATCGACGCCCAGTTTGAAGCAtatctgcaggaggagctgaagattAAACGCACGCTACACAGCTACCACGACACACGCATCCATGCATGCCTCTATTTCATTGCACCAACAGGACACTCGCTCAAATCCCTGGATTTGGTGACCATGAAGAAACTTGATAGCAAG GTCAATATTATTCCCATCATCGCCAAGTCGGACGCCATTTCCAAGAGTGAGCTGGCCAagttcaaaatcaaaatcaccAGTGAGCTGGTCAGCAACGGAGTGCAGATCTACCAGTTTCCCACTGACGACGAATCTGTGGCAGAGATCAACTCCACTATGAAC AGCCACTTGCCATTTGCTGTAGTGGGGAGCACAGAGGAAGTGAAGATTGGGAACAAGATGGTAAAGGCCCGGCAGTACCCCTGGGGAACAGTTCAGG TGGAAAACGAGAACCATTGTGATTTCGTCAAACTGCGAGAAATGCTGATAAGAGTGAACATGGAGGACCTGCGAGAGCAGACCCACACGCGTCACTACGAGCTCTACCGTCGTTGTAAACTTGAAGAAATGGGCTTCAAGGATACCGACCCTGACAGCAAACCTTTTAG TCTTCAGGAGACCTATGAAGCCAAGAGGAACGAGTTCATGGGTGAGTtgcagaagaaagaagaagagatgaggCAAATGTTTGTCCAAAGagtcaaagagaaggaggcCGAGCTCAAAGAAGCAGAGAAAGAG CTACATGAGAAGTTTGACCGTTTAAAGAAGCTTCACCAGGACGAGAAAAAGAAACTGGAGGATAAGAGGAAGTCTCTGGACGACgagctgaacatgtttaaacagaaaaagactGCTGCAGAGCTCTTGCAGAACCAGGCCCAGCAGGCAGGGGGCTCCACCACACTCAAGCgggacaaagagaggaaaaa cTTCTTTTAA
- the nkrf gene encoding NF-kappa-B-repressing factor, which yields MAEGTRTGDMPSFDLTSSSEAKKRPNSSDGRDEPMRKMPVSKFGPRPRFEPVHFVSGGSSGGTGTDEKENDKEGRRSDLYSARQWDAEHSSYSSSSRAQGSSSLRPAFDRVPSYSSDSWGSHRDRDRDRDREYFSGGTSGLGYGGRGSSSNYMAKTQQDYIVKYEAHGSRNSEAYTQTQRYNGYGGGSRSVGWDSGRQGLGYGHEDRPSSSKPFCRVYNSPGRSSPTNSQSVSTPQPIPISQSTLDEKQRLIGSVASALAVAFRDPLFMTGSDSPNYNFMLSRSIQACKTNPEYIYVNLKNIPQADLPKNRKVPTDGYACELRCQGVYLATGYSGSKNGARDRASEQAVKLFLKQVEVRVVQRRYRRSIVNDMVVCQMHSPTPAFLPALRNPEDKPTPSSKGQYEPDKRKHWTEFVVMDNAHDAICILNNSAAFNRMQIDYRFDQLPNSSVWLCSVFLQDELVAQATGTKKNSKHSAAEEAVRKLRMNQAQRQQQQEQQHQHHEQQQSQYARGNNNVDSGGRFGQHSGKKKHLSELVILENSDNAICIINDTAQFNKVTADYKFTVLPDHRWRCEVYLEGQFVAAGIGPKKLVKHIAAKEALSTLRRTQAVVKSNLRKEGHSDAISRSQILARSGEETTRQEIKEDNIGNQLLRKMGWKGGGLGRDGEGIAEPIRVKEQFSREGLGMDTDKTGNQLSKRDIEDIIRNYAMSDRQDDLRFSTDLTNDERKQIHQISQKYGLRSKSYGQGWQRFLIVSRKVHKDQLIGQLLQEGQVGRYELVKPQASH from the exons ATGGCAGAAGGGACTCGCACTGGCGACATGCCCTCCTTTGATCTAACTTCAAGTTCTGAAGCAAAAAAGAGACCCAATTCTTCTGATGGAA GAGACGAGCCCATGAGGAAAATGCCTGTGTCGAAATTTGGTCCAAGACCTCGATTTGAGCCTGTTCACTTTGTCAGTGGCGGAAGCAGTGGGGGTACCGGCACTGATGAGAAAGAGAACGACAAGGAGGGCAGGAGGAGTGACTTGTACAGTGCAAGACAGTGGGACGCTGAACACTCCTCTTAtagtagcagcagcagagcgCAGGGCTCCTCCTCCCTGAGGCCGGCTTTTGACAGAGTACCATCTTACAGCTCTGACTCATGGGGTTCCCATAGAGATAGGGACAGAGATCGAGACAGAGAGTACTTTTCTGGAGGTACAAGTGGTTTGGGTTATGGAGGACGTGGGTCAAGTTCAAACTACATGGCTAAAACACAGCAGGACTACATTGTCAAATATGAAGCCCACGGCTCTCGCAATTCAGAAGCATACACTCAGACTCAGAGATACAATGGCTATGGGGGAGGGAGCAGATCAGTGGGCTGGGATTCGGGGCGTCAGGGTTTGGGGTACGGTCATGAGGACCGGCCCTCATCCAGCAAGCCATTCTGCAGAGTCTATAACAGTCCGGGCAGAAGCAGTCCCACCAATTCTCAGTCAGTCTCCACACCCCAGCCTATTCCTATATCTCAGTCGACGTTAGATGAGAAGCAACGGTTGATTGGTAGCGTAGCATCTGCATTAGCTGTCGCTTTTAGGGACCCTTTGTTCATGACTGGGAGTGACTCGCCGAACTATAATTTCATGCTGAGCCGCAGCATTCAAGCCTGCAAGACAAATCCTGAGTATATTTACGTCAACCTGAAGAATATACCTCAGGCTGACCTACCGAAGAACAGGAAAGTGCCAACAGATGGTTATGCCTGTGAACTGAGATGTCAGGGTGTGTATCTCGCTACTGGATACTCTGGGAGTAAAAATGGGGCAAGGGACCGTGCATCCGAGCAAGCCGTAAAACTCTTTCTGAAACAAGTTGAGGTTCGTGTGGTGCAGCGCAGATACAGACGCTCCATCGTGAATGACATGGTTGTATGCCAGATGCATAGCCCAACACCGGCTTTTTTACCCGCACTCCGCAACCCAGAGGATAAGCCCACACCCAGCTCTAAGGGCCAGTATGAGCCTGACAAACGTAAACACTGGACAGAATTTGTGGTTATGGACAATGCTCATGACGCTATATGCATACTCAACAATTCTGCTGCTTTTAATCGCATGCAGATTGACTACAGGTTTGACCAGCTCCCCAACAGCAGTGTTTGGCTGTGCAGTGTTTTCCTGCAGGATGAGCTGGTGGCGCAGGCAACAGGCACAAAAAAGAACTCAAAGCATTCAGCGGCTGAAGAAGCAGTCAGGAAGCTTCGCATGAATCAGGCACagcgacagcagcagcaggaacaacAGCACCAACACCACGAACAACAGCAATCACAATACGCCAGAGGAAATAATAATGTGGATTCTGGTGGGCGCTTTGGGCAACATAGTGGCAAAAAGAAGCATTTGAGTGAGCTGGTTATCCTGGAAAACTCTGACAATGCTATCTGTATCATTAATGACACAGCTCAGTTCAACAAAGTGACTGCTGATTACAAGTTCACAGTTCTGCCTGATCATCGCTGGAGGTGTGAAGTCTACTTGGAAGGACAATTTGTAGCTGCAGGAATTGGGCCTAAGAAATTAGTAAAGCATATCGCAGCTAAAGAAGCTTTATCCACTTTGAGGCGGACACAAGCTGTGGTGAAATCCAACCTAAGAAAGGAGGGCCACAGCGATGCAATTTCCCGATCTCAGATCCTGGCTCGGTCCGGTGAAGAGACCACGAGGCAGGAGATTAAGGAGGACAATATTGGAAACCAGTTGCTGCGCAAGATGGGATGGAAAGGAGGCGGTCTAGGCCGTGATGGGGAGGGAATTGCCGAACCAATCAGAGTGAAGGAGCAGTTCTCCAGGGAAGGGTTGGGCATGGACACAGATAAAACTGGAAATCAGCTCAGCAAGCGAGACATTGAGGACATTATTCGAAATTACGCCATGTCAGACCGCCAGGACGATCTCCGTTTCTCCACCGACCTCACCAATGATGAACGCAAGCAGATCCACCAGATATCTCAGAAGTATGGCCTGCGGAGCAAGTCATATGGACAGGGGTGGCAACGGTTTCTTATTGTCAGTCGCAAAGTACACAAAGACCAGCTCATTGGTCAGCTTTTACAGGAAGGACAGGTGGGACGATACGAACTTGTGAAACCTCAGGCCTCTCACTAG
- the septin6 gene encoding septin-6 isoform X3, translated as MKLPLLDTESSRGFILRRTATTMASTEIARQAGEGARAVPLAGHVGFDSMPDQLVNKSVNHGFCFNILCVGETGLGKSTLMDTLFNTKFEGEPTQHNQPGVTLKSNTYELQESNVRLKLTVVNTVGFGDQINKEDSYKSIVEFIDAQFEAYLQEELKIKRTLHSYHDTRIHACLYFIAPTGHSLKSLDLVTMKKLDSKVNIIPIIAKSDAISKSELAKFKIKITSELVSNGVQIYQFPTDDESVAEINSTMNSHLPFAVVGSTEEVKIGNKMVKARQYPWGTVQVENENHCDFVKLREMLIRVNMEDLREQTHTRHYELYRRCKLEEMGFKDTDPDSKPFSLQETYEAKRNEFMGELQKKEEEMRQMFVQRVKEKEAELKEAEKELHEKFDRLKKLHQDEKKKLEDKRKSLDDELNMFKQKKTAAELLQNQAQQAGGSTTLKRDKERKN; from the exons ggtgAAGGTGCTCGTGCCGTCCCTCTTGCCGGCCACGTCGGCTTTGACAGCATGCCTGACCAGCTGGTCAATAAGTCTGTCAACCACGGATTCTGCTTTAACATCCTTTGTGTTG gcgAGACGGGTCTGGGAAAGTCCACCCTGATGGACACACTGTTTAACACAAAGTTTGAGGGGGAGCCCACCCAGCACAACCAGCCGGGAGTCACACTCAAGTCCAACACCTATGAACTCCAGGAGAGTAACGTACGTCTCAAACTCACCGTCGTCAACACTGTGGGCTTCGGAGATCAGATCAACAAAGAAGACAG CTACAAGTCTATCGTGGAGTTCATCGACGCCCAGTTTGAAGCAtatctgcaggaggagctgaagattAAACGCACGCTACACAGCTACCACGACACACGCATCCATGCATGCCTCTATTTCATTGCACCAACAGGACACTCGCTCAAATCCCTGGATTTGGTGACCATGAAGAAACTTGATAGCAAG GTCAATATTATTCCCATCATCGCCAAGTCGGACGCCATTTCCAAGAGTGAGCTGGCCAagttcaaaatcaaaatcaccAGTGAGCTGGTCAGCAACGGAGTGCAGATCTACCAGTTTCCCACTGACGACGAATCTGTGGCAGAGATCAACTCCACTATGAAC AGCCACTTGCCATTTGCTGTAGTGGGGAGCACAGAGGAAGTGAAGATTGGGAACAAGATGGTAAAGGCCCGGCAGTACCCCTGGGGAACAGTTCAGG TGGAAAACGAGAACCATTGTGATTTCGTCAAACTGCGAGAAATGCTGATAAGAGTGAACATGGAGGACCTGCGAGAGCAGACCCACACGCGTCACTACGAGCTCTACCGTCGTTGTAAACTTGAAGAAATGGGCTTCAAGGATACCGACCCTGACAGCAAACCTTTTAG TCTTCAGGAGACCTATGAAGCCAAGAGGAACGAGTTCATGGGTGAGTtgcagaagaaagaagaagagatgaggCAAATGTTTGTCCAAAGagtcaaagagaaggaggcCGAGCTCAAAGAAGCAGAGAAAGAG CTACATGAGAAGTTTGACCGTTTAAAGAAGCTTCACCAGGACGAGAAAAAGAAACTGGAGGATAAGAGGAAGTCTCTGGACGACgagctgaacatgtttaaacagaaaaagactGCTGCAGAGCTCTTGCAGAACCAGGCCCAGCAGGCAGGGGGCTCCACCACACTCAAGCgggacaaagagaggaaaaa TTAA
- the septin6 gene encoding septin-6 isoform X1 yields the protein MKLPLLDTESSRGFILRRTATTMASTEIARQAGEGARAVPLAGHVGFDSMPDQLVNKSVNHGFCFNILCVGETGLGKSTLMDTLFNTKFEGEPTQHNQPGVTLKSNTYELQESNVRLKLTVVNTVGFGDQINKEDSYKSIVEFIDAQFEAYLQEELKIKRTLHSYHDTRIHACLYFIAPTGHSLKSLDLVTMKKLDSKVNIIPIIAKSDAISKSELAKFKIKITSELVSNGVQIYQFPTDDESVAEINSTMNSHLPFAVVGSTEEVKIGNKMVKARQYPWGTVQVENENHCDFVKLREMLIRVNMEDLREQTHTRHYELYRRCKLEEMGFKDTDPDSKPFSLQETYEAKRNEFMGELQKKEEEMRQMFVQRVKEKEAELKEAEKELHEKFDRLKKLHQDEKKKLEDKRKSLDDELNMFKQKKTAAELLQNQAQQAGGSTTLKRDKERKNNPWLCTE from the exons ggtgAAGGTGCTCGTGCCGTCCCTCTTGCCGGCCACGTCGGCTTTGACAGCATGCCTGACCAGCTGGTCAATAAGTCTGTCAACCACGGATTCTGCTTTAACATCCTTTGTGTTG gcgAGACGGGTCTGGGAAAGTCCACCCTGATGGACACACTGTTTAACACAAAGTTTGAGGGGGAGCCCACCCAGCACAACCAGCCGGGAGTCACACTCAAGTCCAACACCTATGAACTCCAGGAGAGTAACGTACGTCTCAAACTCACCGTCGTCAACACTGTGGGCTTCGGAGATCAGATCAACAAAGAAGACAG CTACAAGTCTATCGTGGAGTTCATCGACGCCCAGTTTGAAGCAtatctgcaggaggagctgaagattAAACGCACGCTACACAGCTACCACGACACACGCATCCATGCATGCCTCTATTTCATTGCACCAACAGGACACTCGCTCAAATCCCTGGATTTGGTGACCATGAAGAAACTTGATAGCAAG GTCAATATTATTCCCATCATCGCCAAGTCGGACGCCATTTCCAAGAGTGAGCTGGCCAagttcaaaatcaaaatcaccAGTGAGCTGGTCAGCAACGGAGTGCAGATCTACCAGTTTCCCACTGACGACGAATCTGTGGCAGAGATCAACTCCACTATGAAC AGCCACTTGCCATTTGCTGTAGTGGGGAGCACAGAGGAAGTGAAGATTGGGAACAAGATGGTAAAGGCCCGGCAGTACCCCTGGGGAACAGTTCAGG TGGAAAACGAGAACCATTGTGATTTCGTCAAACTGCGAGAAATGCTGATAAGAGTGAACATGGAGGACCTGCGAGAGCAGACCCACACGCGTCACTACGAGCTCTACCGTCGTTGTAAACTTGAAGAAATGGGCTTCAAGGATACCGACCCTGACAGCAAACCTTTTAG TCTTCAGGAGACCTATGAAGCCAAGAGGAACGAGTTCATGGGTGAGTtgcagaagaaagaagaagagatgaggCAAATGTTTGTCCAAAGagtcaaagagaaggaggcCGAGCTCAAAGAAGCAGAGAAAGAG CTACATGAGAAGTTTGACCGTTTAAAGAAGCTTCACCAGGACGAGAAAAAGAAACTGGAGGATAAGAGGAAGTCTCTGGACGACgagctgaacatgtttaaacagaaaaagactGCTGCAGAGCTCTTGCAGAACCAGGCCCAGCAGGCAGGGGGCTCCACCACACTCAAGCgggacaaagagaggaaaaa TAATCCCTGGCTCTGCACTGAGTAG
- the ube2a gene encoding ubiquitin-conjugating enzyme E2 A translates to MSTPARRRLMRDFKRLQEDPPAGVSGAPSENNIMVWNAVIFGPEGTPFEDGTFKLTIEFTEEYPNKPPTVRFVSKMFHPNVYADGSICLDILQNRWSPTYDVSSILTSIQSLLDEPNPNSPANSQAAQLYQENKREYEKRVSAIVEQSWRDC, encoded by the exons ATGTCAACTCCAGCAAGACGACGTTTAATGAGAGATTTTAAACG GCTCCAAGAAGATCCTCCCGCAGGGGTTAGTGGGGCCCCGTCAGAAAACAATATCATGGTATGGAACGCTGTCATTTTTGG CCCGGAGGGAACGCCTTTTGAAGATG GAACCTTCAAACTTACCATTGAATTCACAGAGGAATATCCAAATAAACCTCCAACAGTGCGAtttgtttccaaaatgtttcaCCCTAATG TGTATGCAGACGGCAGCATATGCTTAGATATACTTCAGAATCGTTGGAGTCCAACCTATGACGTCTCTTCTATCCTAACATCCATACAG TCTTTACTGGATGAGCCAAACCCAAACAGTCCAGCCAACAGCCAAGCAGCTCAGCTCTACCAGGAAAACAAGCGTGAATATGAGAAGAGGGTTTCGGCTATTGTTGAACAGAGTTGGCGTGACTGTTGA